In Erigeron canadensis isolate Cc75 chromosome 6, C_canadensis_v1, whole genome shotgun sequence, the following are encoded in one genomic region:
- the LOC122605287 gene encoding thymidylate kinase isoform X1, with protein sequence MHACRFTLSKFLNFGAVAAQRSSGGRFSFKCSSRNIHMENNNHSAARGALIVLEGLDRSGKTSQSSKLLSYLEGLGYPVESWRFPDRETAVGKMISSYLTNQSQLDDRTIHLLFSANRWEKRSLMEAKLKSGTSLIVDRYSYSGVAFSSAKGLDIDWCKAPEMGLLAPDLVVYLDILPEKAAERGGYGGERYEQLEFQKNVAQYYKMLSDASWKTVNACLPMEDIEKQLKEMVLDCVMSCQKGKPVSQLWLS encoded by the exons ATGCATGCTTGCCGTTTCACACTGTCTAAGTTTTT AAATTTTGGAGCTGTAGCTGCTCAACGATCATCAGGCGGGCGGTTTTCGTTTAAGTGCTCTTCCAGAAATATTCACATGGAAAATAATAACCATAGTGCTGCAAGAGGTGCGCTTATTGTTTTAGAAGGTTTGGATCGAAGTGGGAAGACCTCACAGTCTAGCAAGCTCTTGTCATACTTGGAAGGTCTTGGGTATCCAGTAGAATCATGGCGATTTCCCGATAGAGAGACTGCTGTTGGAAAAATGATTTCTTCATATCTTACAAATCAGTCGCAGCTGGATGATCGCACAATACATCTTCTCTTTAGTGCAAATCGTTGGGAGAAACG ATCATTGATGGAGGCTAAGCTTAAAAGTGGTACTTCCTTGATAGTTGACCGCTATTCTTATTCAGGGGTGGCTTTCTCATCTGCCAAAGGCCTGGATATTGACTGGTGTAAG GCTCCAGAGATGGGATTGCTGGCACCTGATTTGGTGGTGTACCTTGACATACTGCCAGAA AAAGCTGCTGAAAGAGGTGGTTATGGAGGTGAAAGATATGAGCAGCTGGAGTTTCAGAAGAATGTTGCTCAGTATTACAAGATGCTTAGTGATGCATCATGGAAG ACAGTAAATGCATGCCTTCCAATGGAAGATATTGAGAAACAGCTGAAGGAGATGGTTCTGGATTGTGTGATGTCTTGCCAAAAAGGAAAACCGGTTTCTCAGCTGTGGTTGTCTTAA
- the LOC122602590 gene encoding uncharacterized protein LOC122602590 → MDEEANNRRPPENIRLIDQIMLRFRPIVPRPVTAESSGGVSPTMDGMLKRKRVKRKYVRVKKKESNNNNNTHIIINEKSSNYLDRINGGGEVTDPLEKVSKWISFGEINSNDSYMIFDDEVESYRHQKQEMMHGVDLSMAMEIRQRRVVESWITMEDVTGTCEDQRLLGYTDDEIWKNLETDSCPGFVSNGYQEVVWVNQAYRRMLDLNPDNDHDYEVAVYLLIKVEKSIVAKYFPALSCRVRIEYRTTSSTSENSKMQMMVVPCDVCKMDSGDFAWRLDVKAALSLGLPLIN, encoded by the coding sequence ATGGATGAAGAAGCTAATAATAGGCGTCCGCCTGAAAATATCAGGCTTATCGATCAGATCATGTTGAGATTCCGTCCGATCGTTCCGAGACCGGTGACTGCCGAAAGTTCCGGCGGCGTGTCTCCGACGATGGACGGGATGCTTAAGAGAAAGCGAGTGAAGAGAAAGTACGTAAGAGTTAAGAAGAAggaaagtaataataataataacacgcatattattataaatgaaaaaagtaGTAACTATTTGGATAGAATTAACGGAGGAGGAGAAGTAACAGATCCGTTAGAGAAAGTGTCTAAATGgatcagttttggtgaaattAATAGTAACGATAGTTATATGATATTTGATGATGAGGTCGAAAGTTATCGTCATCAGAAGCAAGAGATGATGCATGGAGTAGATCTGAGTATGGCGATGGAGATTCGACAACGGAGAGTTGTCGAATCATGGATTACTATGGAAGATGTGACAGGTACATGTGAAGATCAGAGGCTATTAGGATATACAGATGATGAAATTTGGAAGAATCTAGAAACTGATAGTTGTCCTGGTTTTGTATCTAACGGTTATCAAGAGGTTGTGTGGGTTAATCAAGCATACCGGAGGATGCTAGATCTGAATCCTGATAATGATCATGATTATGAGGTGGCTGTTTATCTGTtgataaaagttgaaaaatctATTGTGGCGAAATATTTTCCAGCTTTATCATGCAGGGTGAGAATTGAGTACAGGACGACGTCATCGACGTCGGAAAATAGCAAGATGCAGATGATGGTGGTGCCTTGTGATGTTTGTAAGATGGATTCCGGTGACTTTGCATGGCGGCTTGATGTTAAAGCTGCTTTGAGCTTGGGATTACCcttgattaattaa
- the LOC122605287 gene encoding thymidylate kinase isoform X2, giving the protein MENNNHSAARGALIVLEGLDRSGKTSQSSKLLSYLEGLGYPVESWRFPDRETAVGKMISSYLTNQSQLDDRTIHLLFSANRWEKRSLMEAKLKSGTSLIVDRYSYSGVAFSSAKGLDIDWCKAPEMGLLAPDLVVYLDILPEKAAERGGYGGERYEQLEFQKNVAQYYKMLSDASWKTVNACLPMEDIEKQLKEMVLDCVMSCQKGKPVSQLWLS; this is encoded by the exons ATGGAAAATAATAACCATAGTGCTGCAAGAGGTGCGCTTATTGTTTTAGAAGGTTTGGATCGAAGTGGGAAGACCTCACAGTCTAGCAAGCTCTTGTCATACTTGGAAGGTCTTGGGTATCCAGTAGAATCATGGCGATTTCCCGATAGAGAGACTGCTGTTGGAAAAATGATTTCTTCATATCTTACAAATCAGTCGCAGCTGGATGATCGCACAATACATCTTCTCTTTAGTGCAAATCGTTGGGAGAAACG ATCATTGATGGAGGCTAAGCTTAAAAGTGGTACTTCCTTGATAGTTGACCGCTATTCTTATTCAGGGGTGGCTTTCTCATCTGCCAAAGGCCTGGATATTGACTGGTGTAAG GCTCCAGAGATGGGATTGCTGGCACCTGATTTGGTGGTGTACCTTGACATACTGCCAGAA AAAGCTGCTGAAAGAGGTGGTTATGGAGGTGAAAGATATGAGCAGCTGGAGTTTCAGAAGAATGTTGCTCAGTATTACAAGATGCTTAGTGATGCATCATGGAAG ACAGTAAATGCATGCCTTCCAATGGAAGATATTGAGAAACAGCTGAAGGAGATGGTTCTGGATTGTGTGATGTCTTGCCAAAAAGGAAAACCGGTTTCTCAGCTGTGGTTGTCTTAA